A genomic window from Streptomyces broussonetiae includes:
- a CDS encoding polyprenyl synthetase family protein produces the protein MTVVGPFGLSVRDQALEADVQAGLAAVEEGLLEATKSEVPFITEAAQHLVRAGGKRFRPLLVMLAAQFGDPYAPGVVPSAVVVELTHLATLYHDDVMDEAAVRRGVDSANTRWGNSVAVLTGDFLFARASQILADLGPEAVRVQALAFERLVTGQILETAGPTDGRDPVEHYLDVLGGKTGSLVAVSCRFGAMTSGADETVVDVLSQYGERLGVAFQLADDVLDITSDSDESGKTPGTDLREGIATLPVLRLRERAARLGQPEDLALCALLDSDLSDDARHAEALTALRVHPALDQARRDAVRYAEEARAALSPLRDCDAKAALENLCDAVVHRAG, from the coding sequence GTGACCGTCGTCGGGCCGTTCGGGCTGAGCGTGCGGGACCAGGCTCTCGAAGCCGATGTCCAGGCCGGATTGGCGGCTGTCGAGGAAGGCTTGCTCGAGGCCACCAAGAGCGAGGTCCCGTTCATCACGGAGGCCGCGCAGCACCTCGTTCGGGCCGGCGGGAAGCGGTTCCGGCCGCTGCTCGTGATGCTCGCGGCCCAGTTCGGCGACCCTTATGCGCCGGGCGTGGTGCCGTCGGCCGTCGTCGTGGAACTGACCCACCTCGCCACGCTGTACCACGACGACGTCATGGACGAGGCGGCCGTGCGGCGCGGCGTGGACAGCGCCAACACCCGGTGGGGCAACTCCGTCGCGGTCCTCACCGGCGACTTCCTCTTCGCCCGCGCCTCCCAGATCCTCGCCGACCTCGGGCCCGAGGCGGTCCGTGTACAGGCCCTCGCGTTCGAGCGGCTGGTCACGGGTCAGATCCTGGAGACCGCCGGCCCCACGGACGGCCGCGACCCGGTCGAGCACTACCTGGACGTGCTGGGCGGCAAGACGGGCTCGCTGGTGGCGGTGTCGTGCCGGTTCGGCGCGATGACGTCCGGTGCCGACGAGACGGTCGTCGACGTCCTGTCCCAGTACGGCGAGCGGCTCGGGGTCGCCTTCCAGCTCGCCGACGACGTACTGGACATCACCTCCGACTCGGACGAGTCCGGCAAGACCCCGGGCACCGATCTGCGCGAGGGCATCGCGACCCTGCCGGTGCTCCGGCTGCGCGAGCGCGCGGCCCGGCTGGGGCAGCCCGAGGACCTCGCGCTGTGCGCGCTGCTGGACTCCGACCTCAGCGACGACGCCCGGCACGCCGAGGCGCTGACCGCGCTGCGCGTACACCCCGCGCTGGATCAGGCCCGCCGTGACGCCGTCCGCTACGCCGAGGAGGCCCGGGCCGCGCTGTCGCCGCTGCGGGACTGCGACGCCAAGGCGGCTCTGGAGAACCTGTGCGACGCGGTGGTGCACCGCGCGGGCTGA
- a CDS encoding LolA family protein, with the protein MAPYESDDAADEARDAAPHAGRRKAARYAVPVAVVGVAAATIGLVPALAASGDPDLPKITAQQLIDKIAKSDVQQLSGTVKISTDLGLPNLGGLESSLASGAAKGAGDGSSADPQSKLTELVSGMHTLRVAADGPDKQKLSLLESGSEYSLIRNGTNVWGYDSKTNSVSHSTSADSGKDHRAEPPATPKDFADQALKAVDGTTSVTVDGTEQVAGRAAYKLLIKPRQSGTTVGAISIAVDAKTGMPLKFTLTPKSGGAAVVDAGFTEVSFAEPAASTFDFTPPKGAKVTEHKEDATARRHAPKAGEGFAAHRDGSTVLGKGWTSIATFDTGAKGGLPTGGAKAGELGGFLGSLGDHVSGKFGKGTVFSTRLVNALITDDGKVYAGAVTKDALVKAANEGK; encoded by the coding sequence ATGGCACCGTACGAATCCGACGACGCAGCGGACGAGGCGCGGGACGCAGCACCGCACGCCGGACGCCGCAAGGCCGCGCGGTACGCGGTCCCGGTCGCGGTGGTGGGGGTGGCGGCGGCCACGATCGGGCTGGTCCCGGCGCTCGCCGCCTCCGGCGACCCCGACCTGCCCAAGATCACCGCGCAGCAGCTCATCGACAAGATCGCCAAGTCGGACGTGCAGCAGCTGTCCGGCACCGTGAAGATCAGCACCGACCTCGGCCTGCCGAACCTCGGCGGCCTGGAGAGCAGCCTGGCCTCCGGAGCGGCCAAGGGTGCCGGCGACGGCTCCTCCGCCGACCCGCAGTCCAAGCTCACCGAGCTGGTCTCCGGCATGCACACGCTGCGTGTCGCGGCCGACGGCCCCGACAAGCAGAAGCTGTCGCTGCTGGAGAGCGGCTCCGAGTACAGCCTCATCCGCAACGGTACGAACGTGTGGGGTTACGACAGCAAGACGAACTCGGTCTCCCACAGCACCTCCGCGGACTCCGGCAAGGACCACCGGGCCGAGCCCCCGGCCACGCCCAAGGACTTCGCCGACCAGGCGCTCAAGGCGGTGGACGGCACCACGTCCGTCACCGTCGACGGCACCGAGCAGGTCGCCGGGCGCGCCGCCTACAAGCTCCTGATCAAGCCTCGCCAGTCCGGCACCACGGTCGGCGCGATCAGCATCGCCGTCGACGCGAAGACGGGCATGCCGCTCAAGTTCACCCTGACCCCGAAGAGCGGCGGCGCCGCCGTCGTCGACGCGGGCTTCACCGAGGTCTCCTTCGCCGAACCGGCCGCCTCCACCTTCGACTTCACCCCGCCCAAGGGTGCGAAGGTGACCGAGCACAAGGAGGACGCCACGGCACGGCGGCACGCGCCCAAGGCCGGCGAGGGCTTCGCCGCACACCGCGACGGATCCACGGTCCTGGGCAAGGGCTGGACGTCCATCGCCACCTTCGACACCGGCGCCAAGGGCGGCCTGCCGACCGGCGGTGCCAAGGCCGGTGAACTCGGCGGCTTCCTCGGCTCGCTCGGCGACCACGTCTCCGGGAAGTTCGGCAAGGGCACGGTCTTCTCCACCCGCCTGGTCAACGCCCTGATCACCGACGACGGCAAGGTCTACGCCGGCGCGGTGACCAAGGACGCCCTGGTGAAGGCGGCGAACGAGGGAAAGTAA
- a CDS encoding ABC transporter ATP-binding protein: MDGPSVTGREAGDVGERAPGQAEASVIATRGLTKRYRGGQLAVDGLDLTVPAGSVFGFLGPNGSGKTTTIRMLMGLIEPTAGTASVLGRPMPRAARAVLPEVGALIEGPALYGFLSGRDNLLRYDAADPTADPRTRHARVAAALDRVGLAAAAGKKAKAYSLGMKQRLGLAAALLQPRRLLVLDEPTNGLDPQGMREIRTLIRELAADGTTVFLSSHLLDEIEQVCTHAAVMAQGRLVTQGAVADLAAGARGRLVVTTPDAAEAARVLKEQGVADVSADGDRVIAEPPARDLAEVNAALVTAGVRVRGFTLERASLEDAFVALTGEGFDVAG; this comes from the coding sequence ATGGACGGACCGTCCGTCACGGGGCGGGAGGCGGGGGACGTGGGGGAGCGGGCCCCGGGGCAGGCGGAGGCGAGCGTCATCGCCACGCGCGGTCTCACCAAGCGCTACCGCGGCGGACAGCTCGCCGTCGACGGTCTCGACCTGACCGTCCCGGCGGGCAGCGTCTTCGGCTTCCTCGGCCCGAACGGCTCGGGCAAGACCACCACCATCCGCATGCTGATGGGCCTCATCGAGCCGACCGCAGGCACGGCCAGCGTGCTGGGCCGCCCGATGCCCCGGGCGGCCCGTGCGGTGCTTCCCGAGGTCGGCGCGCTCATCGAGGGCCCAGCCCTGTACGGCTTCCTCTCCGGCCGGGACAACCTGCTGCGCTACGACGCCGCCGACCCGACCGCCGATCCCCGCACCCGGCACGCCCGCGTCGCCGCCGCCCTGGACCGGGTGGGCCTCGCGGCCGCTGCCGGCAAGAAGGCGAAGGCGTACTCGCTCGGCATGAAGCAGCGCCTGGGTCTCGCGGCGGCGCTGCTCCAGCCGCGTCGGCTGCTCGTGCTGGACGAGCCCACCAACGGGCTCGACCCGCAGGGCATGCGGGAGATCCGCACGCTGATCAGAGAACTGGCCGCCGACGGCACGACCGTCTTCCTCTCTTCCCATCTTCTCGACGAGATCGAGCAGGTGTGCACCCATGCGGCGGTCATGGCGCAGGGCCGGCTCGTCACCCAGGGCGCGGTGGCGGACCTGGCGGCGGGTGCGCGCGGCCGGCTGGTGGTGACCACTCCGGACGCGGCCGAGGCGGCTCGGGTGCTGAAGGAGCAGGGCGTCGCAGATGTCAGTGCCGACGGCGACCGGGTCATCGCCGAACCACCCGCGCGGGACCTCGCCGAGGTGAACGCGGCCCTGGTCACGGCGGGCGTGCGGGTCCGCGGCTTCACGCTCGAACGGGCCTCCCTGGAGGACGCGTTCGTGGCGCTGACGGGGGAGGGCTTCGATGTCGCGGGCTGA
- a CDS encoding ABC transporter permease, whose amino-acid sequence MSRAETLLAGSPVADARRPSPLWTFGLLRSELVTTLRRWRTLALLGVLAAVPVLVGVAVKIETRGGGSADHGGQGPAFISQITNNGLFLVFTALAATLPFFLPMAVGVVAGDAIAGEAGAGTLRYLLVAPAGRGRLLLTKYTTVLAFCLLATLIVALSALITGALLFPLGDLMTISGTRISFAEGLGRALLIALAVAASLVGVAALGLFVSTLTGSGIAAMATTVGLLITIQILDQIPQLHALQPYFFSHYWLSFADLMRDPVYWDDLEKNLGLQALYAAVFGSAAWARFTTKDISA is encoded by the coding sequence ATGTCGCGGGCTGAGACACTCCTGGCCGGCTCGCCGGTGGCCGACGCGCGTCGGCCGAGTCCGCTGTGGACGTTCGGGCTGCTGCGCAGCGAGCTGGTCACGACCCTGCGCCGCTGGCGCACGCTCGCCCTGCTCGGGGTGCTGGCCGCGGTGCCGGTGCTGGTCGGGGTCGCGGTGAAGATCGAGACGCGGGGCGGCGGGTCGGCGGACCACGGCGGCCAGGGCCCGGCGTTCATCTCGCAGATCACCAACAACGGCCTGTTCCTGGTGTTCACGGCGCTGGCCGCGACCCTGCCGTTCTTCCTCCCGATGGCCGTCGGCGTCGTAGCGGGCGACGCGATAGCCGGCGAGGCGGGCGCGGGCACCCTGCGCTATCTGCTGGTCGCCCCGGCCGGCCGGGGCAGGCTGCTGCTCACCAAGTACACGACCGTGCTGGCCTTCTGTCTGCTGGCCACCCTGATCGTCGCCCTCTCGGCACTGATCACCGGCGCGCTGCTGTTCCCGCTGGGCGACCTGATGACGATCTCCGGCACCCGGATCAGCTTCGCCGAGGGCCTCGGCCGGGCCCTGCTGATCGCCCTGGCCGTCGCCGCCTCACTGGTCGGCGTGGCCGCGCTCGGCCTGTTCGTGTCGACGCTCACGGGCAGCGGGATCGCGGCGATGGCGACCACCGTCGGGCTGCTCATCACCATCCAGATCCTCGACCAGATACCCCAGCTGCACGCGCTCCAGCCGTACTTCTTCTCGCACTACTGGCTGTCGTTCGCCGACCTGATGCGTGACCCGGTCTACTGGGACGACCTGGAGAAGAACCTCGGCCTGCAGGCGCTGTACGCGGCCGTGTTCGGCTCGGCGGCCTGGGCGAGGTTCACGACGAAGGACATCAGCGCGTAG
- a CDS encoding flavodoxin family protein — protein MSRRFLFLLGSARTGGNTELLARRAAEQLPGDVEQRWIRLAEHPLPDFVDLRHDTEHVRPPQDSSTGRLLDATLAATDIVIASPLYWYSVSGLTKRYLDHWSGWLRTPGLDFRTTLAHRTLWGIAALADREPSVADPYVGTLNNSAAYMGMRFGGVLLGNGSGPGDVLQDTDALTRAKTFFAQDAPLARFPYATAAG, from the coding sequence ATGAGCCGCCGCTTCCTGTTCCTGCTCGGCAGCGCCCGCACCGGTGGCAACACCGAGCTGCTGGCCCGCAGGGCGGCCGAGCAGCTGCCCGGTGACGTCGAACAGCGCTGGATCCGCCTCGCCGAGCACCCACTGCCCGACTTCGTGGACCTGCGGCACGACACCGAACACGTACGGCCGCCGCAGGACAGCAGCACCGGCCGGCTGCTGGACGCCACCCTGGCTGCCACGGACATCGTGATCGCCTCACCGCTGTACTGGTACTCGGTGTCCGGCCTCACCAAGCGCTACCTCGACCACTGGTCGGGCTGGCTGCGCACCCCCGGCCTGGACTTCAGGACGACCCTGGCCCACCGCACGCTCTGGGGCATCGCCGCGCTCGCCGACCGCGAGCCGTCGGTCGCCGACCCTTACGTCGGCACACTCAACAACTCGGCGGCCTACATGGGCATGCGCTTCGGCGGGGTCCTGCTGGGCAACGGCAGCGGGCCGGGCGACGTACTGCAGGACACGGACGCGCTCACGCGCGCGAAGACGTTCTTCGCGCAGGACGCGCCGCTCGCCCGTTTCCCGTACGCGACGGCCGCCGGATAG
- a CDS encoding VOC family protein yields the protein MSTQTPAPLHWKLVIDAADPHTQADFWAAALHYTAEDNSALIERLLSAGALPGEATIEYHGRPAFRDLIAVRHPDDPYDPGTGTGLGRRLLFQRVPEPKTVKNRLHLDLHAGPERRAAELARLQALGARVVREVQEPAGQWLVLTDPEGNEFCLQ from the coding sequence ATGTCGACACAGACGCCCGCACCCCTGCACTGGAAGCTCGTCATCGACGCGGCCGACCCGCACACGCAGGCCGACTTCTGGGCCGCCGCGCTGCACTACACGGCCGAGGACAACAGCGCCCTGATCGAACGGCTGCTGTCCGCCGGCGCGCTGCCCGGCGAGGCCACGATCGAGTACCACGGCCGCCCCGCCTTCCGCGACCTGATCGCCGTACGGCATCCCGACGACCCGTACGATCCCGGGACCGGCACCGGTCTGGGCCGGCGCCTGCTCTTCCAGCGCGTCCCGGAGCCCAAGACGGTCAAGAACCGCCTCCACCTCGACCTGCACGCCGGCCCCGAGCGGCGCGCGGCGGAGCTGGCCCGGCTCCAGGCGCTGGGCGCACGGGTCGTACGCGAGGTGCAGGAGCCCGCCGGTCAGTGGCTGGTGCTGACGGACCCGGAGGGCAACGAGTTCTGCTTGCAGTAG
- the rarD gene encoding EamA family transporter RarD, which produces MTVWRYGHDSQGCAALPSFSRVRVSPEGGAVSRTSRSSRSEDRTGLLNGLAAYGLWGLVPLFWPLLKPAGAVEILAHRMVWSLVVVAVALLFVRRWDWAGQLLRQPRRLALVAVAAAVITVNWGVYIWAVNSGHVVESSLGYFINPLVTIAMGVLLLKERLRPVQWVAVATGFAAVVVLTVGYGRPPWISLVLAFSFATYGLVKKKVGLGGIESLAAETAIQFLPAFGYLLWLVAHGEASFVNDGAGHAALLASTGLVTALPLVCFGAAAIRVPLSTLGLLQYLAPVFQFLLGILYFHEAMPPERWAGFALVWLALILLTGEALRSARRTRESLVVARGGKAESAAVDV; this is translated from the coding sequence ATGACCGTATGGCGATACGGGCATGACAGCCAGGGGTGTGCGGCGCTACCTTCTTTCTCGCGCGTGCGAGTGTCACCAGAAGGAGGGGCCGTGAGCAGGACGTCCAGGAGCTCCCGGAGCGAAGACCGGACAGGCCTGCTGAACGGCTTGGCCGCCTACGGCCTGTGGGGGCTGGTCCCTCTGTTCTGGCCGCTGCTGAAGCCTGCCGGGGCGGTGGAGATCCTCGCCCACCGCATGGTCTGGTCCCTGGTCGTCGTCGCCGTCGCCCTGCTCTTCGTACGGCGCTGGGACTGGGCCGGGCAGCTGCTGCGCCAGCCGCGCCGGCTCGCGCTCGTCGCCGTGGCCGCCGCCGTCATCACCGTGAACTGGGGCGTCTACATATGGGCCGTGAACTCGGGCCATGTGGTCGAGTCGTCGCTCGGGTACTTCATCAACCCGCTGGTGACCATCGCGATGGGTGTGCTGCTGCTGAAGGAACGGCTGCGGCCCGTGCAGTGGGTGGCGGTCGCGACGGGCTTCGCCGCCGTCGTCGTCCTCACCGTCGGCTACGGCCGTCCGCCGTGGATCTCGCTCGTCCTCGCCTTCTCCTTCGCCACCTACGGCCTCGTGAAGAAGAAGGTCGGCCTCGGCGGCATCGAGTCGCTGGCGGCCGAGACCGCGATCCAGTTCCTGCCCGCGTTCGGCTATCTGCTGTGGCTCGTCGCCCACGGCGAGGCCAGCTTCGTGAACGACGGCGCCGGGCACGCCGCCCTGCTCGCCTCCACCGGACTGGTCACCGCGCTGCCGCTGGTCTGCTTCGGCGCGGCGGCGATCCGCGTGCCCCTGTCCACGCTGGGGCTGCTGCAGTACCTCGCCCCCGTCTTCCAGTTCCTGCTCGGCATCCTGTACTTCCACGAGGCCATGCCGCCCGAGCGGTGGGCCGGGTTCGCACTGGTCTGGCTGGCGCTGATCCTGCTCACGGGCGAGGCACTGCGTTCCGCGCGGCGCACGCGGGAGTCGCTGGTGGTGGCACGCGGCGGGAAGGCCGAGTCCGCGGCGGTGGACGTCTGA
- a CDS encoding SDR family oxidoreductase, whose product MSIVVTGATGHLGRNVVEQLLEKVPAEQITAVVRDEQKAADFAARGVKLAVADYNAPETFGSLFGAGDKVLLISGNEFDKGRVQQHKVVIDAAGAAGVALLAYTSAPGALKAALADDHRATEEVLLASGLPYTLLRNGWYFENYTENLAPVLEHGAVVQAAGDGRISAASRADYAAAAVAVLTGAGHENKIYELGGDEPFGFAEYAAELSRQTGREIAYTPVTPEALTGILTGAGLPAPLAEILAGVDASIEKGELVVTTGDLARLTGRPPQRLTEAVAAAVKG is encoded by the coding sequence ATGAGCATCGTCGTCACCGGAGCCACCGGACACCTCGGCCGCAACGTCGTGGAGCAGCTGCTGGAGAAGGTTCCGGCGGAACAGATCACCGCCGTCGTGCGCGACGAACAGAAGGCCGCCGACTTCGCTGCCCGCGGGGTGAAGCTCGCCGTCGCCGACTACAACGCGCCCGAGACCTTCGGCAGCCTCTTCGGCGCCGGCGACAAGGTCCTGCTGATCTCGGGCAACGAGTTCGACAAGGGCCGGGTGCAACAGCACAAGGTCGTCATCGACGCCGCCGGGGCGGCGGGCGTGGCGCTGCTCGCGTACACCAGCGCTCCGGGCGCCCTGAAGGCCGCCCTCGCGGACGACCACCGGGCGACGGAGGAGGTACTGCTCGCCTCCGGCCTGCCGTACACGCTGCTGCGCAACGGCTGGTACTTCGAGAACTACACCGAGAACCTCGCCCCGGTGCTGGAGCACGGCGCCGTCGTCCAGGCCGCCGGCGACGGCCGGATCTCCGCCGCCTCCCGTGCCGACTACGCCGCCGCCGCGGTCGCGGTGCTGACCGGCGCGGGCCACGAGAACAAGATCTACGAGCTGGGCGGCGACGAGCCGTTCGGCTTCGCCGAGTACGCCGCCGAGCTGAGCCGGCAGACCGGCAGGGAGATCGCCTACACCCCGGTCACCCCCGAGGCCCTCACCGGCATCCTGACCGGCGCCGGGCTGCCCGCACCGCTCGCCGAGATCCTGGCCGGTGTGGACGCCTCGATCGAGAAGGGCGAGCTGGTCGTCACCACCGGCGACCTCGCCCGTCTGACCGGCCGTCCGCCGCAGCGGCTGACCGAGGCGGTCGCGGCCGCGGTCAAGGGCTGA
- a CDS encoding winged helix-turn-helix transcriptional regulator, translating to MKVSKKVVDAAEALCPHRLVLEHVTSRWGVLVLTELLERPYRFSELRRAISAVGGRGVSEKMLTQTLQTLERDGLVHRDAKPVIPPRVDYSLTGLGREAAEQVRALALWTHDRMGEVEQARQVYDDRRRAYDEAREIQSRAS from the coding sequence ATGAAGGTAAGCAAGAAGGTGGTGGACGCCGCCGAGGCCCTGTGCCCCCACCGGCTCGTCCTGGAGCACGTCACCAGCCGTTGGGGCGTGCTCGTCCTGACCGAACTGCTGGAACGGCCGTACCGGTTCAGTGAGCTGCGCCGGGCGATCAGTGCCGTCGGCGGGCGGGGCGTCAGCGAGAAGATGCTCACCCAGACCCTCCAGACCCTGGAGCGCGACGGCCTCGTCCACCGGGACGCCAAGCCGGTCATCCCGCCGCGGGTGGACTACTCGCTCACCGGCCTCGGCCGTGAGGCGGCGGAGCAGGTGCGCGCCCTCGCCCTGTGGACGCACGACCGCATGGGCGAGGTGGAGCAGGCCCGTCAGGTCTACGACGACAGGCGCCGGGCATACGACGAGGCCCGGGAAATCCAGTCCCGGGCCTCGTAG
- a CDS encoding 2-oxoacid:ferredoxin oxidoreductase subunit beta, translating to MTDAGNALLHLVPKAEAKQSMKDFKSDQEVRWCPGCGDYAILAAVQGFMPELGLAKENIVFVSGIGCSSRFPYYLNTYGMHSIHGRAPAIATGLATSRRDLSVWVVTGDGDALSIGGNHLIHALRRNVNLKILLFNNRIYGLTKGQYSPTSEVGKITKSTPMGSLDAPFNPVSLAIGAEASFVARTIDSDRKHLTDVLRQAADHPGTALIEIYQNCNIFNDGAFDALKDKQQAEEALIRLEHGRPIRFGADAARGVVRNQTTGDLEVVTVTPGNEADILVHNAHATSPTTAFALSRLADPDTLHHTPIGVFRNVERPVYDTAMADQLDTAIEQKGKGDLAALLAGGDTWTVVG from the coding sequence ATGACTGACGCCGGCAACGCGCTGCTGCACCTGGTTCCCAAGGCCGAGGCCAAGCAGTCGATGAAGGACTTCAAGTCCGACCAGGAGGTCCGCTGGTGCCCGGGCTGCGGTGACTACGCCATCCTCGCCGCCGTACAGGGCTTCATGCCCGAGCTGGGCCTGGCGAAGGAGAACATCGTCTTCGTCTCCGGCATCGGCTGTTCCTCCCGCTTCCCGTACTACCTCAACACCTACGGGATGCACTCCATCCACGGCCGCGCCCCCGCCATCGCCACGGGCCTGGCCACCAGCAGACGCGATCTGTCCGTGTGGGTGGTCACCGGTGACGGCGACGCCCTGTCCATCGGCGGCAACCACCTCATCCACGCCCTGCGCCGCAACGTCAACCTCAAGATCCTGCTGTTCAACAACCGGATCTACGGCCTGACCAAGGGCCAGTACTCCCCGACCTCCGAAGTCGGCAAGATCACCAAGTCGACCCCGATGGGCTCCCTGGACGCCCCGTTCAACCCCGTGTCCCTGGCCATCGGCGCCGAGGCCTCCTTCGTGGCCCGCACCATCGACTCCGACCGCAAACACCTCACCGACGTGCTGCGCCAGGCCGCCGACCACCCGGGCACGGCCCTGATCGAGATCTACCAGAACTGCAACATCTTCAACGACGGCGCCTTCGACGCCCTCAAGGACAAACAGCAGGCCGAGGAAGCACTGATCCGCCTGGAACACGGCAGGCCCATCCGCTTCGGCGCCGACGCGGCCCGTGGTGTCGTGCGCAACCAGACCACCGGCGACCTGGAGGTCGTCACCGTGACGCCCGGCAACGAGGCGGACATCCTCGTCCACAACGCCCACGCCACGTCCCCGACCACCGCCTTCGCCCTCTCCCGCCTCGCCGACCCCGACACCCTGCACCACACCCCCATCGGCGTCTTCCGCAACGTCGAACGCCCGGTCTACGACACCGCCATGGCCGACCAGCTCGACACCGCCATCGAGCAGAAGGGCAAGGGCGACCTCGCCGCACTCCTCGCCGGCGGCGACACCTGGACAGTCGTCGGCTAG